A window of Trueperaceae bacterium genomic DNA:
CGTCGTCGAGGACGCCCCCTTCGCGCGGGTCGACGCGCCGCTTCGGTCGTTCAGCGCCTTCTGGAAGGTGGCGCGCCCGCAGGTCGTCGGGCGGTTCGACTGACCCCCGGCCGAGCGGCGGCGGTCAGAGGAGCGACGCGACGATCCGCCCGGCGGCGCCCGCGGCGACCGCCAACGTCGCGATCGCCGCGACGCCGGCGCCCTGCGAAATGCGGGCCGTGGCGGGCAGGCCCTGGCGCGCGAAGCCGTACAGCACCCCGCCGAGCACGCCGCCGACGTGCCCCCACAGCGAAACGCCGGGCACCGCGAAGCTGAACACCGTGATCAACGCCATCCACTGCAGCAGCGTGCGGGTGAGGGCGCGGTCGGCGTCGCTCCGGCCCCGCAGCACGTCGGCGAGGAGCGCCCCCGCGACGCCGAGCACGCCACCGGACGCCCCGACCAACACCACCGTGTCGCCCGCCTGCAGCACCCCCGTCGCCCACGCGCCGAGCGCGGTCCCGAGGACGAAGGCGCCGAGCAGGTCGCCGGCCCGCCGGCGGCGTTCGTAGAGGCGGCCCAAATCGAACAGCACCCAAGCGTTGAAGCCGACGTGCAGCACGCCGCCGTGCACGAGGGCGTACGACACCCAACGCCAGAGCGCCTCGCCGTCGGGCACCCCGGGGATGCCGACCAGGAACGCCGCCGCGGCGGAGCTCGGGCGCAACGCCCCGACGGCGGTGAGGACGGGGTCGAGGGTCCGGTCGAGCGCCTCCTGCGCACCGAACGCCGCGAGAATCGTGGCGACCAGCGCCAGCGTCGCGACGGGACGGTGGGTGCGGACGTGCGGAACGGCACGCCCGGCGGCCTCGAGGTGCGCGGCGTAGCGGGGTCGCCAGCCCTCCGGCGCCGCCTCGTAGGCGCGGCGCCAGAGGTCGCCGGCGGCGGCGTGCTCGGCGCGGTCGGCGGCGGTGGCGAGCACGGCGAACAGTTCGTGGGCGGGCACGCCGGAGGGGGGCGGCTGGAGGCGGCGTTGCGTTTCCGCGAGGCGCCCGCGGGCGGCGGCGAGGCGGGCGCCCGCCATCACCGCGACCCGTTCGGTGAGGGGGCCCGCCTCGTCGGCTTCGGCGTCGCGCGCGAGGCGCGCGGCGAGCGCGTCCGCGTCGTCGAGCCGGCCGCGGGCGAGGAGGGCGCGCATCCGCGCGTCGTCCACCAACGCGAGGTTGTCGGCCTCCGCGGGGCCGGTCGCCTCCGCCGGGCGGTCGGGCGCATCGGCGAGGACGTCGTCCCACCGTTCGCTCGCCGCCCACCACTGGACGCGGAGGAGGTGGGCGTCGTCGGGCAGCCACCGTCCGGCGGCGTCGAGGTCACCCCGCCGGAGCGCCGCCTGCGCCACCACGCGGGCGATGCCGTGGCGGGCGGGCGGCGTCCAGTACGCCACCCGCGTCGCGGCGCGCGCGACGCCGTACGCCCCGGCCCGCCCGAGCGACGGCAACGCGATCGGCGCCAGGACGTACGCGGCGGCGACCGCGAGCGCGAGGGTCGCGAGGGGATCGTCGCCGCTGCTCGCGACCTCGCTCGCGAGGACCGCCAGCGCCAGGCCGGTCGCCGCGAGGGTCTTCGCCGGGAGTTCGCTCCAGGGGGGCGCGAGGCGGCGGCTCCAGCGGACGGCGTAGGCGCCGGTGATCGCCAGGACGAGGGCGGCGAGGGCGAGATCGCTCATGGGCGGGAGGGTACCGCCTCGCGCCCGTGCGGTAGACTGCGGCCGCGACGCCGAAGCTGCGACGGACGTGCGTTCGCACCGCCGGTGCGCGCCGTCGCCGTTCGGACGTCGCGACCGCGAACGTCGAAACGTCGCCTGGAGGTTCCGTGTCGCTGCTGTTGGCCGTGTCGTTCGGACTCCTCGGCTACCTGTTGGGGGCCGTGCCCGCCGGGCTCGTCGTCGCGCGCCTGCGCGGCGTCGACATTCGCCAAGTCGGGTCGGGCAACATCGGCGCGACGAACGTCCTGCGCGCCGTGGGTCCCGGCGCCGCCGCGGTCGTCGCGATCCTCGACCCCCTCAAGGGCGCCCTCGCGGTCCTCGTGCCCACCCTCCTCGGCTTGGACCCGTGGACGGTCGCCTTCATCGGCTTCGCGACGGTTCTCGGCAACGACTACAACGTGTTCCTGCGCTTCGGGGGCGGCAAGGGCGTCGCGACCAGCTTCGGGGTGTTCCTCGTCGTCGACCCCACGCACGCGCTCGTCGGGCTGGCGGTCGCGCTGATCGCGATGGTGATCGGTCGCTACGTCTCGCTCGGGTCGCTCGTCGGCGCGTCGTCGGTCCCGCTGATGCTCCTGGCCTCCGGCGCCGCGGCGCCGGTGGACGTCACCCTCGCGGCGACGCTCGTCGCGCTCATGTTCGTGCGGCACCGGGAGAACCTGGTCCGCCTCGCGGCGGGAACGGAGCGGCGGCTCGGCACGCCGCGCGACGCCGGCTGACGCCGGCGTCAGCGCGACGGCGTGGGCGGCGCGGGGGGGACGGGCGCGGGTCGCGCCGCCCGGCGCGCGCGTTGGACGATCACGATCCCGGTGATGACGATCGCGCCCCCGACCAGCGTGAGGGGGGCCGGGACCTCCCCCAGCAACGCCCACGAGGCGGCGAGCGCGACGACCGGCACGCCGTACAGCATCGTCGCGACGCGCGTGACCGGCGCGCGCGATTGGGCGTACGTGAACAGCGTGTAGGCGACCGCGGAGGGGAACAGCCCGACGTACGCCGCCGCGACCCAGGCGTCGGCGGGCGCCGCCGCGAGGGTGCCGGGCAGGCCGGGGAGGAACAGGACCATCGGCACCGTCCCCGCCCACGTCACGAAGGCGGTCGTCTCCAGCGGCCGGTAGCGGGTCAGGATGCGTTGCTGCAGCACGAAGTAGAGGCTGGTCCCGACCGCCGCGAGGACCAGGAACCCGGCGAACGGATCGAACCGCAAGGCGTCGCCGTCCCCGAGCGCGATCAGGACCACCCCGAGGAAGCTCGTGAGGCTGCCCGCCCAGGCGCGGCGCGACATGCGTTCCCCCAGGAGGATCGCGGCGAACACCGCCGTGAGGGCCGGCGCGGACGCGATGATGAGGCTCGTGGCGCCGGCGGAGACGCGCAGTTCGCCGGCGTTCAGGGCCGTGTGGTAGACGAAGATGCCGAGGAAGCCCAGCAGGGCGAAGGTGGGGACGTCGGCGGCGCGCGGGCGGAGGCGGACGCCGGCGACGCGGAGGAACGCGAGGAAGGCGAGCGAGGCGACGAGGTGCCGCATCAGCGTCAGGTGCGCGACCCCGAGCCCCTCGAGGCCGATCTTGATGACGGGGAACGCCGACCCCCAGAGCACGACGACCCCGAGCAGCGCGGCGTACGCCAACGCCGGCATCAGCGCGCCGAACGCCTCAACTGGGCAGCTCCACCGGACGGCCGCAGGCGCAGATCTCCCCCTCGCGCATGGTGACGGTGCCGGTCCGGCGGTACCAGAGGGCGCCGCAGTCGGGACAGCGGACCTCGTCGCCGGCGTCGGCGAGCGAGCGGATGGCGTCGGGCCCGATCCAGCGGCGTTCGCCGCACCAGTGACAGACCGCTTCGGCGCCGCCGTCCTCGGCGATCATGCGTTCGCGCTCGTCGGGCGTGAAGTACGCCAGCGCCTCGAGCGCCTTTTGGTCGCTGCACCGGCAGGCGAACCGGAGCGGCAACGCCTCGTCGGTCATCAACCCCATCTCCATGCCCCACGTCAGTTCGTGGAGGCTGGCCAGGAGCCCGTCGCGGCGCATGCCGTCGGTCAGCGACCCGAACGCCCGGACGTTGGCTTCGAGGAGGTCCAGGGCGGCGTCCGGCGCGCCCGGCATCGCCTGCAGGATCACGCCGCCGGCGGTGTGGACCGCGCCCCCCTCGAAGTACACCCCCAACAGCACCGCGGAGGGGATCTGTTCGCTACGCGCGAGGAACCCCGCGACGTCCTCGCCGATCTCGCCCGAGGCGAGCTCGACCGAGCTCGAGAACGGGTCGCCGTAGGGGGCGTGCGACCGGATGACTTCGATCGAGCCCTGCCGCCCGACGGCGCCACCGACGTCGAGTTTGCCGTCGTCGCGGAGGGGTGGCGCGACGTCGGGTCGGGCGACGTACCCGCGCACGCTGCCGTCGAGACCGCCCTCGCTGATGATCCCCCCAAGCGGCCCACCCCCGTCGATGCGCAGCGTCACGCGGTCGTCGGGGTGCTTGAGCAGGACGTGCGACAGCAGGCTCGTCGCGGTCAACGTCCGCCCGAGCGCCGCGCCGGCGGTCGGGCTCGTCCGGTGGCGTCGGACGGCGTCGTCGACGAGGTCGGTCGTGTCGGCGGCGATCGCGCGGATCGCGCCGTCGGCGGTCAAGCCGCGAAGCAGGTGAGCCATGACGTTCCACCTTCCGAAGGGTCGTAGCGTGCGGGGCCGTGCGGGTCGTGCGTCCCCGGCGCCGCGCCGGGGACGCCGCGCGGCGGGCGCGGAACCGGCGAAGAGTCTAGCCGTCCGGCGCCGGGCCGGCGCCGCCCGGCGCGACGCCCGCCTCGGCGGCGAGGCTCCGGACCGCCTCGAGGGACGCGGCGGGCACGAGGCCGGAGACGTCGGCGCCGTAGCGGGCGAGCTCCTTGACGCGCGAGGAGGACACGTACGACCAGCGGGTGGCGGTCATGATGAACGTCGTCTCGACGTCGGCGTTGAACTGGCGGTTGAGGTGCGCCATCTGCAGTTCGTACTCGAAGTCGCTGATGGCGCGCAGGCCCTTGACGATCACGCGCCCCTCGACCCGCCGCATGTAGTCCACCAGCAGCCCCTGGAAGCGGTCGACCTGCACCGTCTCGAGGTCCGCGGTCGCCTCGCGCAGGATGGCGACGCGGCGCCCGACGTCGAACGCGGCGCGCTTGGCGGGGTTGTCGAGCACCGCGACCGTGAGCCGGTCGTAGATGCGCGCGGCGCGGTGGATGAGGTCGACGTGCCCGTTGTGGAGCGGATCGAAACTGCCGGGGTAGACGGCGTGGATCATGGGCGCGACGATACCGCGCGGCCGGAGGCGCCCTGCGCGAAGCGGCCCGCGAGACCCAACGCGAGGGCTTCGATCGCCCAGGCGGGATCGCGCGCGCCGGTCTTCACCGCCTTTTCCGCCTCCTGCAGCGCCTCCAGCAGGGCGCGGAGCGACGCCTCGTCGAGCCCCCGCGCGATCTTCATGGCTTTGCCCGCCGGGAACGGCGCGACCTGCAACGCGCGGGCCGCCTCCCCGTCGGGGACGTCCCCCTCCCGCGCGCGCAGCGCGACCGCCTTGGCGACGAGCGTGAGTTGCCAGCCGACCGCGCCGAGGATGCGTGGCGGCGCGTCGCCCGCGTCGAGCAACAGCCGCGCGGTCCGCACCGCGGTGGCGGCGTCCCCGGCGGTGATCGCGTCGATCATGTCGAACGCGTCGCGGCTCGCGGGCCGCTGCACGAGCGCCGCGACGCGCTCCTCGTCGAGGCGTCCGTCGAGCACCGCGAGTTTCGCGATCTCCGACGCGAGGCCGGGCAGGTCCTCCCC
This region includes:
- the plsY gene encoding glycerol-3-phosphate 1-O-acyltransferase PlsY, encoding MSLLLAVSFGLLGYLLGAVPAGLVVARLRGVDIRQVGSGNIGATNVLRAVGPGAAAVVAILDPLKGALAVLVPTLLGLDPWTVAFIGFATVLGNDYNVFLRFGGGKGVATSFGVFLVVDPTHALVGLAVALIAMVIGRYVSLGSLVGASSVPLMLLASGAAAPVDVTLAATLVALMFVRHRENLVRLAAGTERRLGTPRDAG
- a CDS encoding Hsp33 family molecular chaperone HslO; this translates as MAHLLRGLTADGAIRAIAADTTDLVDDAVRRHRTSPTAGAALGRTLTATSLLSHVLLKHPDDRVTLRIDGGGPLGGIISEGGLDGSVRGYVARPDVAPPLRDDGKLDVGGAVGRQGSIEVIRSHAPYGDPFSSSVELASGEIGEDVAGFLARSEQIPSAVLLGVYFEGGAVHTAGGVILQAMPGAPDAALDLLEANVRAFGSLTDGMRRDGLLASLHELTWGMEMGLMTDEALPLRFACRCSDQKALEALAYFTPDERERMIAEDGGAEAVCHWCGERRWIGPDAIRSLADAGDEVRCPDCGALWYRRTGTVTMREGEICACGRPVELPS
- a CDS encoding rhomboid family intramembrane serine protease, with translation MSDLALAALVLAITGAYAVRWSRRLAPPWSELPAKTLAATGLALAVLASEVASSGDDPLATLALAVAAAYVLAPIALPSLGRAGAYGVARAATRVAYWTPPARHGIARVVAQAALRRGDLDAAGRWLPDDAHLLRVQWWAASERWDDVLADAPDRPAEATGPAEADNLALVDDARMRALLARGRLDDADALAARLARDAEADEAGPLTERVAVMAGARLAAARGRLAETQRRLQPPPSGVPAHELFAVLATAADRAEHAAAGDLWRRAYEAAPEGWRPRYAAHLEAAGRAVPHVRTHRPVATLALVATILAAFGAQEALDRTLDPVLTAVGALRPSSAAAAFLVGIPGVPDGEALWRWVSYALVHGGVLHVGFNAWVLFDLGRLYERRRRAGDLLGAFVLGTALGAWATGVLQAGDTVVLVGASGGVLGVAGALLADVLRGRSDADRALTRTLLQWMALITVFSFAVPGVSLWGHVGGVLGGVLYGFARQGLPATARISQGAGVAAIATLAVAAGAAGRIVASLL
- a CDS encoding DMT family transporter; this translates as MPALAYAALLGVVVLWGSAFPVIKIGLEGLGVAHLTLMRHLVASLAFLAFLRVAGVRLRPRAADVPTFALLGFLGIFVYHTALNAGELRVSAGATSLIIASAPALTAVFAAILLGERMSRRAWAGSLTSFLGVVLIALGDGDALRFDPFAGFLVLAAVGTSLYFVLQQRILTRYRPLETTAFVTWAGTVPMVLFLPGLPGTLAAAPADAWVAAAYVGLFPSAVAYTLFTYAQSRAPVTRVATMLYGVPVVALAASWALLGEVPAPLTLVGGAIVITGIVIVQRARRAARPAPVPPAPPTPSR
- the holA gene encoding DNA polymerase III subunit delta, whose amino-acid sequence is MIRAFGGDPFLVRRAALAALHETLGPGDERIELGEGLDAERLRDAAAQGGLFGRAVLLLDFEAAFRGQAGATARTAVMKALEAVPDDAAIVAMDPPATPARQKRWRALGDWTFLPTPRFGKLRGWIAGELRDAGVDATPGVAALLADLFGEDLPGLASEIAKLAVLDGRLDEERVAALVQRPASRDAFDMIDAITAGDAATAVRTARLLLDAGDAPPRILGAVGWQLTLVAKAVALRAREGDVPDGEAARALQVAPFPAGKAMKIARGLDEASLRALLEALQEAEKAVKTGARDPAWAIEALALGLAGRFAQGASGRAVSSRP
- the coaD gene encoding pantetheine-phosphate adenylyltransferase, whose protein sequence is MIHAVYPGSFDPLHNGHVDLIHRAARIYDRLTVAVLDNPAKRAAFDVGRRVAILREATADLETVQVDRFQGLLVDYMRRVEGRVIVKGLRAISDFEYELQMAHLNRQFNADVETTFIMTATRWSYVSSSRVKELARYGADVSGLVPAASLEAVRSLAAEAGVAPGGAGPAPDG